Below is a genomic region from Carassius carassius chromosome 50, fCarCar2.1, whole genome shotgun sequence.
CTTTTGGGATCTTCAAATATGTGCCAGATGAGGAGGATTTGCCTTGCGGGGTCTTGGTTCCTTTGTAAGGTTTCTTCTTCGTTTAAACATCCAAGGGGGTTTTCCTCTGCTTGCTCACTTGGAAGTTAGCAAGGTACTATTTTTGGGAAAGCTGACTGGAACAGTGTATTCTGAGAGCACCATTCAAATGATTTGAACTACCCACTGATATTCTTTCATTAGACCTTCAGACATAGTTTGAAAACAATAGTACTGTTCAAACAAACGGTCTCTCACAGACCAGATCTGCAGTTGTGCTGTGATTAGAGGTTCTGTTCTTCAGCTGGTAACAGCTGCTAAGAAAATGAGGCCTTAAAAGGAAAAACATGAAACGAGAGCACATATTCACTCTAAAATAACATATCTGCAGCAGTAATATGAAAGGTACAGAAAGATGTCAAATCCATACAAGGAAAGAGTTTTTGCCTttaacaaaattaatattttgcaGAGAGAACTCATTACAAACACAGCATTTAACTTCaagacattaactaatggactggagtggtgtgggttactttgtgatgtttttaatcagctgtttggactcattctgacagcacccattcactgcagaagatccagtAGTGAGCAAGTGAAGGAATGATACATTTACCCAATTCTCTTCCCttgaaaaattgataattttttgaTGACCTTAGGAGTAGGTTTTCAGCGGCAAAAAAAAGGTTGATTTCtgaaaagtgataaaaaaaatctcCAAACACTCAAAATCCTCAGATTCCCTTTTATTCTCCAGTTTCACATTCTGAAAAAGAAAcagcatttactttttttttcttcatataatacAGCAATGTTAGCAGTCCGTTTAAACTCTGCCACAGTCTGGACACTTCAGTATGtaacagcaaaaaaacaaaaggaaaatcaAGATTGCACTTATTTACTCCAAACAGGTTATAGACGGAATTAACCACCAACTAAAACACAAAGATACAAGGGAACACTAAACTACTCCTACATATATACTTATTTAATTGCacaaaacaaatgcataaatattcatTACACTAATGTACAAAAATACTagtacatttctttttttgttcaaaTATTCTCCAAGCAGACACCGATAGCAGAGGACTGGTGATTTCAGGgcagaggaagatgcaacaaaggtCTGGAGGAAACAAGAACTCGAATCTGCTCGTTCACGTCAagatcacaaacacaaacaaatacccAGTGCATGTCATCAGTTcttaaaaatagaaaaccattacacagactggatttaaaaaataaaaaaaaacctctggGTTAGCtgggatgaaaaaaaataaaggtctGGATTTTAAAACTCATGCCTTATCGCATGCAGAACGACGACCTCAAAAACATACATCTACCAGAGCAGCTAGACATGTTGAACGCCTGCACAATTGGCTCATCATGCGTGGCTTTTGAAATGGAGACGGTACCGTGAGGTTTGTCAGAGTCCTCAGCATCTCAGAGTGCCTTGTAGAAGACTTCCTCCAGGAAAACAATCCTTCATGTTTAAATTGTCCGTTAAATAAACCTGATTAAATTAAATGCTGCACCCAGTGGGCCTTCATTTAAAccggagggagaaaaaaaaaaaaaacaacaacgtctGGTACAGAATGGCATCTGTGGAGATGAGAACAGCCCATCAGCCTATGGTCATCTATGATCAGAGACAGTGATCACATGCAGAGAGTGAAGAGCGATACTCACAGATTTAACAGAACTGGCGTGACTTCCATCCCGGCTGAGAACTTTCAGAGGGAGAAGGGTACCAGCGCATCTACAGACAAGATGAACAAGAAAAGTTTCAATGAGCGGTTTGAGATTTCAAAAGCTTCTCCTCAACCAACAAAGTTTTAATTTAcactaatataataaaacatgtaGATAAATGTATACAAAACTGCATTACCATTTATTTGCATCTTTTTATATAAAAGGATAAATATACACTATTACTACGTTTTAATTTTGAATCATACGTCACATGAAAATATtctagaattaaaaaaaacacattaagttacttgcatattttatttaaaatacacttgcattgttttaaaataaaatattgaagtaTAAATCTTATAAAGCCATGCATTACGACATTGTATTTGCATagatttaaaataacttctataataaaaattaacacaaaagcctaattatatgcattttaaattatgcagTTTCAAATATTCACAAAAATTTCTATTAAACTATTAGGACTTAATACtactatttatattctgtaaacacacacacacgagcttaACATTCAGAACAATTTAAATCTCCCAAAACCCATATAGCCAACTAAAACTACAACTGCCAAGAGCCATTTAATTACCACTTTGAAACCTTTCAGACATTGTTAAAAAGCCTTTAAAATGAATAGGgcaataacagacaaacaaaactaGAAAGAGAGAAGAATTTCTACAACACCAAGCAGTTTAAGCTGTGCTAATGACCTGATGCAAGCATGAATTCCCTGACTGAACTGGAAACTTATCAGTGCATCTATAAACTCAGCAAGATTACATTAACTCCCTTCCCCAGCCAAGGGCAAGAGAACCACAACAATCAGCCTGGCATGTCCGTTTCAGCCCTTTGCCAACTCTCACTCCGAGCTTCCCACGTTCTTTACGAGCGGTCGGGATGTTTGAAGACACagcgcacacagacacagagtGCAGGTCGTCTCACTCGCTGCAGCGGTGATCTTCCTCTGCAGGTGTGTGCTGGAgagggtggagtaagagaaagccAAGGGCTCTGTTCTTCCAGCAGTTTAACTGCAGACTTAGTTGCGTCATCCCGACTACATGTAAACATGCCAAAAGGAATTCCACTTCCATTTTCCTTGAGCTATATCAAGCAGGACTGCTATATGGCTCTTTTGGGTGACAAACGGTTTTGAATGTCTAATATTTAACTACTTTTGATCcagtaataaaagaaaaaaaaaatagttctgcacatgtaaaaaaacattttaccatataaaatacaaatgaacCACCACCAACTAAAATTACTTCACACACACCCCATATAAAAAGTAGAAATTATACATACACAATGTTGATTGTTTATATACATTGTGCACAATGCTGTTTATATAATATAGAATGACTTTGTATATACACACAATTTAAGCACACAAGTTGATCTCTCTGAAGACCCTCAGAGTGACATTGGGCAGAGAAGGTGTTAGCGTGTGGATCCATTAGCACACTCGCTCGCTTTCTCACCCAGAGGATGAAACCTTTTACAACCCCTTTGAGATCCTGACAAAACATCCTACACTTTAGCAAGTTCTTCCGAACATgattggaaaatgtttttttgggatAAAATCTTAAcgctttaataaaaaataaaaactattacatttGTCCCGTTCTCTTTACGGCTTGAGGAACCTGTGAACGTACAGTACTACTCAAGAGACTGAAGTAAAACCTCTTCATCCGTGACCTTTAGCTCTCACTGGGTTTCCATGACAACCACAAAGTCTAGCCATCCAATCAATAAACTTGATCAGTCAGCACAGAGTCTTCAAAACCAATCACATTTCATTAAACTTAAGTAAACAAAGAATGATTGACCATAAACCATGTCAGCATTGCCCGAGTAGCATGAGGCACTTTAATTTTTTACCCGTTTAAACCTACACTGCAAAGTGTTTGCAGGGGAGAATTTTAACATGTGCTGCTTTTAATGGATCATAAAAAGGCTCGAACACAGTTTTTTTGGCTAAACTTTAACCGGCACCTCCCTGGGCACAGATTCACTCAACGAGTCCATTATAATCCAACCTCTGAGATGCAATTAAAAACAGCTTTTCTCTGATGTGATCTCTTAGCAACACTAGCAGGCCAAGGAATGTTGTTCTGAGGGATTGTGGGTAATATTCAGAGCGGACCCCTGACACCTCAGGTTTAGCTGCATCATGTCGGCCCAGGGTCAGTTTCCATCAGAGCTCGAGTCGGGGCATTATGGGAAATGTTAGCAGACTGAACTACAAGCCAAAAGAATTGAAGgctaatgatatatatatatatatatatatatatatatgatcagatTAAAAATTAACATGCATAGCCAGAAATATtcagaattaaaataatattaaaactcaATTTAAAATAGTGTATGCTAAATACGAATTAGTAAATCCTTAAAACTTGGCCTTGGGACACATTTAGAATAGGACAAAATCAGAGAGACAGTGATGGAGTGAAGGAAAAGGAGGACACACCGGTTGGTCCCTCACCTGGGCGTGCAGGGCGGCGGCGGCGGCAGCGGCGGCGGGGTACGTGAAGGCGGCGTGAGGCAGGCCTGGGGTCAGTTCAGTGGTGTAGAGAGGATACGGAGCCCACGCCTCAGGAGACGCAGGGATCAGTGCTGCCCCCGTCAGGTCATCTACAGAATCACATCTGAGAGTCACACACGGAACCAAACACTAGGtgttttatagcactttatacaatagagatggtctcaaagcagcttcacagtaataaacaggaaagTAACACGCAATACAAAAGTTCAAATATGACAAATCCAAATTTTGCAGAAAGAGAccatagtgtcattattcagctcaagtaaATTCAGCGTTGGATCGGATCAATAAATGTGTAGTTTATAGATTATGAAACCAGTTAAATTCAGCTATAAGCATCTAAACAGATGAAAATGGTCATTATTTAAGTTCAAATGTCGATTCAATTCGGTTCAATAACAATATTGATGTTGCAAAAATTCATCAGATAAACCAATTTgattcagctataaagcagctACAAAATAAACTGAATAAGGAATACTGAATAGCCTCTCATCTGAGGGTCACTGTCATCAAATTGATAATATTACGTGCATTTTAACCGCCAACTAAGCCAGCCAAAATGAAACCGCATCCAACATACACACACTTCgaatatttccacaaaaatatgaagtcctgtgacactgaagaatggagtaacggctgctaaaaattcagcattgcatcacaggaataaacattttcaaacaaaaactaataatattccacaacatTGTTTCTGTATTTAATCAAACTAGTGCATCCTTTGTGAACAGACAGACTTAAATTATATACATTAGCAAATACTATTTTCAGCCACCCATACATCTTACCAACATCAAATCTCAAATTAACAAAAGCTATATTCAAACAATGGGAATaataaaagcattcaaaatgACATCAGGGTGTTTATAAGAATGCACTATAAATCGAAAAACCTTTTCATTTGCGTTTTTAAGGTTTTGTGTACAGATGACAACGTTATAAAAAAATAGATCCACGAAAATGTCTAAAACTGCTGTATTATACATGCCAGGCCCGTAGTTGGCAatttatgggaaaaaaaaaaaccagtgtCTGCTACAGAATAAACACGTAATACACATGCACAGAGTTTTCACAAGTTCACATTTTATGAAGTTTACAAGGAGACAAAGGTCTTCAAACGTTTGCATTTCCCACAAAACAGCATAGTGTAAATGAACAACCAAAATGCATAAAGTATTGTTTTTAGTTGAAAACAAGTGCAATATGGACGGTTACTGGTGGCTTATCGTAAATGAACTCCTGTTTTGCAGTGTGGGCGGGGCATAAGCCCAAGGTTTTACTCACATGGGTCTCGAGCGATGAAGTGCGCACCCAGAGCTGGGTGCAGGTTGGAAGGGTTTGGCGTGGCCATCAGTTTACTCTTTGCCATCTTTGTGTTGGCTTTAGCAAACTCAAGACGCAGCGTTTGAGGGCTCTCTGGGTCAAAGCGGATACCCTGAGAATAGATGAAATCGGGTGTTGGGTCTAATTATTCTTCATACAATGCACAAATCAATCAGCAGGTCCATAAACAGAACAGCAGCACAAGTGCACTGATTCCCAAAGTATCCTACATCCCACTGAAAAAGCATGACATCATGGAACATTTCTTAGAGACAAAGTGAAACTTCCCCCTCAGAGAGGAGAGCAACATCTGAGTTAAGAGCGAAGTTTGGGGGACATAAAGCACAGACAGTCTTATAAATGATTAAAAGCTGCCATCACTTCAGCTTACTGACGGACCAGTGGTTACTTACGTTCAATGCATTCTTGGCTGCTTCAGCCCCAGACCGGCTGTCAAACGTGACAAACCCCACAGGCTAGAGAATGGAAAGAAACAGATAGACCGAGgtagagagacaaaaaaaaaaaaaaaagtagattttcCCAATCAACAACTAAAAAGCAGAAAGCAAATCTTATAAGAATTGTAACATTTGACCCTGCCCCAAAAACtttcaaaattaagataaataagttaataaacttttaaatgtgaTAAAGCCTGAACCTATAAAGAAAGCAGTTAAAAATACATTCTCTTTATATATAGGTTCAAGGGTCTTTGTTACTGCATGTGACAAatctttatatgtaaaaaaaaattaagatgttgTCACATGCATATTACAGGTGATAAAATCTGAACCATCTCTTACATACAGAACACATTTAGGCAAAACAACTACATACAAACCCAGGAATGTCCGGAAATACAAATTTATGATTTTGGGGTTTATTAGAAATTAGAAAGTTTTTGGGAAGGTTAAAATTGTTAGATTAAATCATTTGTGTGGTCGGATAATAATGGatgtatgataataataataatgataatcccACTGAAGGGAAATAAGTTTCCACTTTACCTGTTTTGAGGTAAGCTTTATGAGAGATCCTTCATATCCCTGTTTAACAAAAGACAAAATTTATAAAATCAGGAAAATTTCAATGtcaattcttaaaataaaaataaaaccacatcCAGAAAAAGGTGGACTAACAAAACAACCACCTCTTACCTTGAAGGGTCTGAATAGCAGGTAAAGCTCACGTGGTTTGATGTCAACAGGCAGCCCGCTGACAAACAGCGTTCGTACCTAGAACAGGGAAAAGCCTAAATGACATCAGCACACAAACGATTGACAGAGGGCAAAAATGCAGTGACCTCTGACCTAGGAGTGCCATGTATGGTCTTATAAGAGTGCACCTGAAAAGGAGAAGAATAGGAATCATTCAGAACTACCTTTGATCGTCTCTGTCCCTTCCTATCGTGTCAGAATCTCCCCGTTTGTCTGCAGAATTTGCTATTGGAGAGTGAATGTGTTCAGATCAAATCATGAGATTGTGTTAGTTTAGTGAGCAGAAGTGTGTGCGTGGTGATCAGGTGTGTGTGACCCTGAGCATGGATGCGGAAACCTCTGCAGGGAGCGGACAGCATTATTGCTCCAATGTGAGTGGAAGGTAAACCTAGTTTAACTCGACAAATTAACAGGATGGATCAAATTATATTACAgtgaacagagagagaaagcaaatggcgatcaaataaataaagtatggaCACAGCAAAAAGAAACTAGCACTTTACCTCAGAATTCCACATTTTATCcaacaaattaaaagtaatatgGATTCTAAAGTTACTCAAAAAGCAGCGAGCATTTAAAAACAGATGTAGCAACTCTATACAGATCTAGTGGGGAGAAGAGAAAGACTGGAGGACACGGTGTGCTATGACCTTTTACGgaaaagaggagagggagagaaagaactTCAGTTCAGCCTGACCCATCACATTCTCCCAGCTCACATTTTACCAGAGAACCaaatgaaacctttttttattgcattaaaataaagaaaattctctCAAATTGTTTGGAGTTTTCGCTTTAATTCtgcaacattttcaaaacagAATATCAGTGAACTCAATGAATTCTAGCAATTTCTCCCTTAGAGTAagtgcatattaaaattattataacattCTCCTTTTTAACACCGATTACATAAGATCAGATTGTCAATGAAAAGGTTtgtctgagtaaaaaaaaaaaaaaaaaggcaaagtagcatttataatatttaatagccCTGCATTATTTAATTCCAATCATTCTCAATTACAGACTGTTAATTAAACCGTATTTTCCCCCCGTAGAGAGAatttaaaaattcataaaataaaaaaggaaaagagaaaaagaccatcaagcaaaatataaatatatatattttattaatatagttaactatttgattttaattctgcactaacaaaaatatcaaaatacaataattgatttattgtttttatttgggGGGGGAGGGGTTATGAAATCTACTGTAGCTTGATAGCACCATGGTATTCTTTTAAATATAACAATGCCATGAATGAACACCATTGTATATAAACTACATGGTAAAATCCTAAAAAGAGTGCAAGGTCATCATAATGctaaaagagcaaatcagaaTGTGTAGCAGGACAAACGTCCATCACTTAGATTTCTACATTTCCACCAGTATATCAGCCACTGGAAACCCGACATGTCCTGAGCAGTCGCAGAGTTCAGACTCCTGTCAGGCTAAAAGCCCCCAGCAGAAACTTTCAGATTATCCTCAATGTTCCTGTACACGAAACATGAGTGCAGTGCTCAAGTGCTGCCAGCAGCTGAGAGGGCAAACAAACAGGAATTTAATCAAAAAGGAATAAACACAGTCCACAAGCACAAATAATGGACAACGTGCCACTTAACCTAAATAAACAGTTGATTTGGTCTGCGGTCAGAAAAATGGGATGCAGGTTTCGCAGGACCGAAACAAAGGGCATGTACGGGGATGCCAGCGACCGGTTCGAGGCACAGAGGGAGGAAACCCCTGTCCTAATTACTGCAGGTTGAACACAATGAACAATCTGAACACACCACACGCTCTGACCCAGTGCTGCCCAGTAACAATGACAGGACACAACTCCCACCCAAACACTCAACCAGAGTCCAACTCAAACTACACCATTTACATAAAGACCCTCACTAACTACTCACTTTAACAAGAAACTGCTTAGGACTGATGCGTTCTGACAGAGAGTGTATTTGCAAATTGCCTTGTAAGGTCTTAAGCCAGTAAAAGAATACACTAAACAGCAGGAAATGCCTCTACAAGAGGTCAGAGGTGGCATCGGCACTCAAGAGCATAGAATGTAACTAAAAATAAGACTTTAGATAGAATAAGAAACTGCTTCACTCATTTTACAGCAACTGCTGAAATATCTACATTAAATGAAAAGGCtaaataataaaagcataaataataAGAActcaatttaaaaagcattttatttaaacaattaaatagtAGCAGTCTTTTGGGGTCTTGAATTAAAATTaagttctaatttaaaataatgcctCCGTTAGAAATCAGAGACTAAATCAACACTGGAaacaaatactgaaaaaaagtaaagtagttagttttaaaaataaataaataaaaataaaaatgcgtcTATGCAAATGAAGATGTTTgggaatttaatatatattaaaaaaaaaaccttcaacacTTTCGACCCACgttcaattaaataaaagacaGCCCCAACTTAAAAGCTCTAAAAGTAATAAAgtgggtttaattttttttattattaattttttttttttatgtcattatcTCTGGCAGACCCACGTTCAGTGCGTCACTGTTTGCGCGTCTTTAACGAGACCCTGAGAATGACGGgaggaaaacagaaaaaaaaaaaaacaaaaaaaaacagaaaaacttcAGAAGAACAACCACCGAAACCGTTGCTTGTTAAATCTGCCTTTAAACTTTATGCAGTCACACGAGTGTGTCTCTCATCAGGTGAGTCTCATATTTCAATGCCAACTTTAAGATTAATCATCAACAGACTCCGCATTCCTCTCAAGCTTTTCCACAGCAAACGCTTTTCCTCAAACGTCAAATCAAACGCCAGAACGGTTTTCCACAGTCATCCCCCGCCAGAGACTTGAACTTCACTAAATGAAGTTTATATTGACCAAAAGAGTTTATTTCTCTTACCTCCTCCTCTAATGAAACACTGGTGTTCGTCTCTGAATCTGACTTCAGACTCATTGTGTAACTTTAACGCTTCTTTGtgccagaaaaataaaaataaaaagtttcccTGTCGGTGATTTTGTCCCTGGTGTGCGTTAAAGTTGCAGAAGAATCTCGTGTCGTTTGTGCCCAGTGAAGTCGTGAGTTAAAGCCACAATCCGAAAGTAAAGGTGAGAGGTGCTCTGTGAGGGTGACAGAAGGGAAAGGAGGTGATTTTTGGAGTTTTTTTCCCGCCTCGCTCACATCAAGCTCGTTTGAGTTGAAATGGAAAGAAAGGAGTAAAGAGGAACCGTGGGTAGGTTTAAAGCTGAAGTTGTGCGTCTGCTCTTCTGTCCCATTAGCGGATCAATCATGTTAAATGCGCGCACCCGAGCTTCAGATGGGACTCAGCTGCGCGAGGCCCGGCCCACTTTACCACCATCATCACCATATCTAACCCCTCCTCTACAACCATGCCTGCCTCTATCTAACCCTGCATGGCTGTGTCTGAGACCAAGGAGGTCTATAATGATTACAGAATGTCTTCCAATGTCTACTATTCATGCCAAATATGCCAATCTGCCATTTTTGCTCATTGCGTTGAGTTCCTTAGCCTGGTTGCTTTGAACCAATCACTTGAGACATATATGTCATGTGACTACGCACTCTGGAGCCAAAAGGAAATAATTTTAATTGACTGGCTGATGCCAACAGAAAAAGGGGTCCAAACCCAAACACTGGCAACTATTGAGAGCTTCTGATATCAAAATATCACTTACAATATAATGGAATTTTTAAtaattactgcaaaaaaaaaaaaaagtctatatgaATATGGCTGTTTTTAAACGGCCGTCATTGGAGGATGGTGCTTTTCACATTTTTGTACGACAGCACCTCGTTAAATATGATTTCAGTGCTCATTTCCCAACATAAATATACA
It encodes:
- the LOC132133073 gene encoding RNA-binding protein, mRNA-processing factor 2a isoform X2; amino-acid sequence: MSLKSDSETNTSVSLEEEVRTLFVSGLPVDIKPRELYLLFRPFKGYEGSLIKLTSKQPVGFVTFDSRSGAEAAKNALNGIRFDPESPQTLRLEFAKANTKMAKSKLMATPNPSNLHPALGAHFIARDPYDLTGAALIPASPEAWAPYPLYTTELTPGLPHAAFTYPAAAAAAAALHAQMRWYPSPSESSQPGWKSRQFC
- the LOC132133073 gene encoding RNA-binding protein, mRNA-processing factor 2a isoform X1, which translates into the protein MSLKSDSETNTSVSLEEEVRTLFVSGLPVDIKPRELYLLFRPFKGYEGSLIKLTSKQPVGFVTFDSRSGAEAAKNALNGIRFDPESPQTLRLEFAKANTKMAKSKLMATPNPSNLHPALGAHFIARDPYDLTGAALIPASPEAWAPYPLYTTELTPGLPHAAFTYPAAAAAAAALHAQVRDQPMRWYPSPSESSQPGWKSRQFC